TATTACTTTTTCAGGATTTAATCCTCCGCCAGATATTGTTAAAACAGCAGTGTGCATTCCGACGCTTGCGGGAGTATAAGTTACAAGCAGATTGTAACCGGTAGCAGAATTTGCAGTTGCTTGAGTTATAGTATTTGTGTTTACTGTAAAGCTGGCTGTATCCGTTCCCGATAATGTTACGGATAAATTTCCTGTAATTGCCGCTGTTTTAATATTTATATTTTTAGATTTGCTTGTTCCTGCCTGTATAGATGGAAACGTTAAATCGCTTTCTACTAAACCATAATTAACTTTAGATGTAGCAACATTGTCCATCACTTTAAACCACATATGATTAGTGTTTTTAGTTATCTCTGTAACATTTCTGTTAATGGTTGTGCCCGTCCATAAGGTAGGGATAAAACTTCCGGTAGTAAATGCAGTTCCAGGCGTGGTAGTAGATCCGGAGAGTGGTTGTAAATATACACGCATATGGTCTGTAGGAGTTTGAGTGCTGCCGGTATAATTATTTGGTTCATTATAGTACCAAGCATCCGCATCATAATCAATGTGCCAAATTAATAAACCTTCTGCAGGAAGATATGCATCCCAGCCTGTTTTTTTACGATATTCCAACACAAAGAATTCATTAGGAGTTGGATTTTCTCCATCTAAATTATGATTAGCGGCAGATAATATAATAGCTTGATTATTAAAATTAGAAGGAGTATTTGTTTCTTGTGAGATAGGATATAAAACCACCTCAGTAGGTGTTTTTACTTCGGTTGGTGTAAAATATCCCAAATAGAAACGATCATAAGCGGAATATACAGGTGGAGTACGTCCACTATTATTATATGCACCATAATCCATAATATCCCAATAATCTAATGTATGTTCTTGAATTGAGTTTGTGTCGTAATAATCAGGTAAACCTAAAACGTGTCCGAATTCGTGACAGAAAGTACCTATACCACACATATTTGTTCCTGATGTGCCTTTTAATTCGGATGTACATGCATAATCCATAATTATTTTACCATCAAAAGTAATACTGGCTACCGTGCCTGTATAATTTCCATCACTTCCGTAAATAGAAGTAGGATAGACTCCCCAACGATGAGGCCAAACTGTATTGACTGAAGCGCCTTCAGCTTCGTTGTATCCGGCATAATATACAAAAACATTGTCAACATAACCATCATTATTTTCGTCATATTGTGTAAAATCAACTCCTGCATTATCTGCAGCCGTACATGCATCTACAACCATTTGCACAGGATCTACGTCATAGCCGTAAACATCATTTGCACCGTAATATGCCATATTTTGAGGTAATGTATATGGTCCGACCACATCGAATTGTGGAATAAATTTTCCGTAACTGCTTGCCATAAAGTAATCTTTAGCAGAGCCGGTTCCTCCATTTGCGCTATATCCCGTTTGATTTAACAAATCTGTAAATGATGTGGTAGGTGAAGAAACCGAAAATGCCTTGTCGCTAAAATTTACCAAAATCACTAACCCTTTTTTTGACCCCACATAAGGGGTTATTTTACCGGGTTTTTGTAAATTCATTTTTGATGCAGATTTTACTTTGCTAAATGTACGCGGAGCGTTTTTAATAATCTTTTCAGGCATTTTTGTCAGGAATTTAACATCCGACGCATCCCTTTGGTCTTGATTTTTAGCAACTTTTGAACTTGCTGTAATTCTTCCTTGAACATCTACATTAGCGTATACGTAAAAGCCCTCTGCATTTTGTGTTACAAGATAACCATCAGATGTAGTTCTGTATTTGTAAAATTCATCGCCGTGCATTTGTATGGTGAGAGTTTTTCCATCAGGTTGATTAACGGTTATCAGTCCGGGATACGCTTTAATAGCATACGTGTAGATAAAAGATATAAAAAGCAGAACGGATAGCATTCCGATCCTTTTGTTTAAAAAGTTAATTTTTTTCATATAAATAAATTAAATTGTAAGTAATGGAACGCAAATATATAAAAATGAATTAATAAATCAACAGGTTTTAGTAAAAAAATAAGGACTACTGTATAAGATTAAAGTAGTCCTTTTGTTTTTAGGAATTTTCTTTCTTGTTTACGCCTTTTCTTCGTCTTTATCGAATTTGTCTTTTACGTTTTTGAAAGTGGCTTTCATTTGTTCCCAAATGGATTCTGCCCCGTCTTTTACTTCTTCCCAAGCATCGTCAGCAGCATCGGCTAATTCTTTTAATTTAGCTTTTCCTTCTGCAATTTTTGGTTCAAGTTCTTTTATTTGTTCTTCGTACTTGACTTTCAAATCAGCGGTAGCTTCGTTTGCCTTGGCTTTCAATTTTTCCAAATCTTTTTTCCACTCATCAATTTGAGCTTCCATTTTTTCCTGATAATTTTTTTTATCTTCCATATAGTTCTATTTTTTTAGGGTAATAACTACATTATACAACAAAAATCAAAGATAAGTGTTTAGCTCTTTCAAAGAATATTAACGCTATTTTTTAACAATTAAAGGTGCCGAAACAATTCCTTCTGTTAGTTTTATTTTTACAATGTATGTTCCAGCGGAAATATCGGTTATATTCATAAAATTATCTGAAGTTTTACGAATTTTCTGTCCGGACAAGCTGTAAAGTTCTACATATTCAAGTGTTTGATTATCTGCTGTACGTATATAAATAGTATTCGTTGCAGGATTAGGATATATTTTCACATTTACCAGTTTAGGAGAGGAAATCTTCGAAATTATTTTATCGTAAACCAATATATTATCTACAAAGAAATTTCCGGTATTTGAAAGCGGTGCAGAAGTCTGAACCACTTTAAATCCCAGTAAATTGAAATATTGATCTTCTGGCACATCTGTTCCGATTGTTTTTTCACTGAATTTCCATCCGCCATAATGGATACTATCGAATTTTACATTATAAGTGCCTGACGATGATGAAAGAATCAGATACAATTCATTTCCTGATAAATCACCATAAATATGCATTCCGATAATAGAATCTTTAGGAATTTGAATTATAGGATCATTAAATTTATAAACTACTTCTCCTCCTGATTTTTCTGAAAAGTTATATTTGAAATTATAACTGTACGAATCAAATAATTTAGTAGAACTCGAACTTGAAACCGAAGCAGAAGTAACCGATTGATTTTGAGTGTTATCAACCAACATTTTCCCTGTGGTTTCAAAAGTTTCAACTATTTTTTTATCGGTTATTCGTTCATTTGACGCTGTAAATGGAATGTATAATGTGTCTGCTAAATAAACACCGTCAATATCTTTTATTCCTTTGGCTAATTTTACCATGTATTTTTCTCCGGGAACAAGGTTTTGTGATAATGTGAATGCAGTAGAACCATAAGGTGCTTGTACCGAATTATGGTGTAACGTGCGCGGTCCTTTTGTAACAATTTTTCCTGTGTTATCGTAAACTTGTATTCCGTTTATCAATTCAGCTGTTTGTAGTTGCTTATCGAACACAAAAGTGAAAGTTGGCGCAAGATAATCCACATGGTCTTCATTTGTCATTGGATAAGCTGCTATCATTTTCAGTTCGTTTCTGGATGCAGTTTTGAATTGGAATGTAAAATCATTTTCCATCGATAAACCATCAAAATGACGTAAGGATTTTGCCAATGTAACTGTGTAAAGAGTAGATTTTTCCAATGGTGCATCCGGAACAAATTCCATCACATAATTAGATTCTTTCAATACAAATTTTCCACTTACTGCAGGTGAGATGCTAAATGCCTGTTTTGCACTTTCAGGATCAATATCCCAATTAAATTTAAACCAAATAGTATTTCCGGTTAAAACGCTGTCCGTAAGAGCTACTTTTGGCGAATAATCGATTACTTCCGGAGGAGTGTTTCTTATTTTATTCAAACCGATATTATTGTACGTAACATTATTAGCAGTAACCGTTACGTATGTGGTGTCGTTATGATAATCAGCGTGTTGTGTAATTATTGTATAATCTCCCGGTTGTACATTTTTGAATAAGTAAACGCCATTATACAGATTATCAGTAGTGTATGTAATATTATCAGGAAGAAGTGTTACTGTAGCCCCATTTATAGGTAAATAAACATCTGTGCCACGTTTATAATAAGTAGCTTCATTCTGCAAAAATTTATCTCTAACCGCTCCGGCAATCACTCCGGTAGGAATTTGAGCTGATTTGAAATATGAACAGAAGGACTTAAAAAAATGCCACGCTTCAAGATATTTATATTCCATATTCATAAAACGGTATGTTTCAGGAATGTAATCGTGCATAGCGCCTTCTGAAATAACACCAGGAACTGTTAGTCCCCGCAAAACGCCGTATCCGTCACTCCATCCCATTGCTGTTCTACCAAAGGTTTTATCGCCTCTTATAGAAATTCCTGACGACCAGTTTGTGATTTGGTTTGTGTAAAGATTTTGTCCGATAACTGTACTTATATCACGACTTTCGTCTGATACAGGTGTGGGTGTTGGATAAGTATAGGTATCGTTTGCATCTTTTCCGGCATAAAGCATAAGCACACTGTTTGCAGTTCCGTTTCCGGCATTGCTGTGAATGGAGAGCATAAAATCGGCATTGGAAGCATTTGCTGCAGCTACAATTTGAGAAAGCGGTAAATCGTCAGCGGTAGTGTTTGCTGTACGTGAAATAAATGTTGTTGCACCTGCGCCATCAAGCATTGCTTTGAGTTGAGTTCCTTTATCCAGATTACTTTGAGATTCCCAAAATCCAGCGTGGTCACCTGATTTATAAGGTGCGATAACGATATTTCTATCGTCACTGTCGAATCCTCCGTGTCCCGGATTAATATATATTCTTACTCCCGATAAATTCTGCGCACTAATATGAAAGACAGCAATAAATGCCATCAAAGCTAAAGTAAGTTTTTTCATAAAAAGAGTTGGTTATTTTATTTCAATTTCGGTTAAAATGAGTTTACCGTCTAATGTATTGTAAGCAATCTTTCCTGACTTTGATGATGCTGAAGGGTACATAGCAATGTGGTTCGCGTCGCTAA
The genomic region above belongs to uncultured Paludibacter sp. and contains:
- a CDS encoding M6 family metalloprotease domain protein, with the translated sequence MKKINFLNKRIGMLSVLLFISFIYTYAIKAYPGLITVNQPDGKTLTIQMHGDEFYKYRTTSDGYLVTQNAEGFYVYANVDVQGRITASSKVAKNQDQRDASDVKFLTKMPEKIIKNAPRTFSKVKSASKMNLQKPGKITPYVGSKKGLVILVNFSDKAFSVSSPTTSFTDLLNQTGYSANGGTGSAKDYFMASSYGKFIPQFDVVGPYTLPQNMAYYGANDVYGYDVDPVQMVVDACTAADNAGVDFTQYDENNDGYVDNVFVYYAGYNEAEGASVNTVWPHRWGVYPTSIYGSDGNYTGTVASITFDGKIIMDYACTSELKGTSGTNMCGIGTFCHEFGHVLGLPDYYDTNSIQEHTLDYWDIMDYGAYNNSGRTPPVYSAYDRFYLGYFTPTEVKTPTEVVLYPISQETNTPSNFNNQAIILSAANHNLDGENPTPNEFFVLEYRKKTGWDAYLPAEGLLIWHIDYDADAWYYNEPNNYTGSTQTPTDHMRVYLQPLSGSTTTPGTAFTTGSFIPTLWTGTTINRNVTEITKNTNHMWFKVMDNVATSKVNYGLVESDLTFPSIQAGTSKSKNINIKTAAITGNLSVTLSGTDTASFTVNTNTITQATANSATGYNLLVTYTPASVGMHTAVLTISGGGLNPEKVINLSGTAY
- a CDS encoding conserved hypothetical protein (Evidence 4 : Unknown function but conserved in other organisms), producing the protein MEDKKNYQEKMEAQIDEWKKDLEKLKAKANEATADLKVKYEEQIKELEPKIAEGKAKLKELADAADDAWEEVKDGAESIWEQMKATFKNVKDKFDKDEEKA
- a CDS encoding conserved exported hypothetical protein (Evidence 4 : Unknown function but conserved in other organisms), whose protein sequence is MKKLTLALMAFIAVFHISAQNLSGVRIYINPGHGGFDSDDRNIVIAPYKSGDHAGFWESQSNLDKGTQLKAMLDGAGATTFISRTANTTADDLPLSQIVAAANASNADFMLSIHSNAGNGTANSVLMLYAGKDANDTYTYPTPTPVSDESRDISTVIGQNLYTNQITNWSSGISIRGDKTFGRTAMGWSDGYGVLRGLTVPGVISEGAMHDYIPETYRFMNMEYKYLEAWHFFKSFCSYFKSAQIPTGVIAGAVRDKFLQNEATYYKRGTDVYLPINGATVTLLPDNITYTTDNLYNGVYLFKNVQPGDYTIITQHADYHNDTTYVTVTANNVTYNNIGLNKIRNTPPEVIDYSPKVALTDSVLTGNTIWFKFNWDIDPESAKQAFSISPAVSGKFVLKESNYVMEFVPDAPLEKSTLYTVTLAKSLRHFDGLSMENDFTFQFKTASRNELKMIAAYPMTNEDHVDYLAPTFTFVFDKQLQTAELINGIQVYDNTGKIVTKGPRTLHHNSVQAPYGSTAFTLSQNLVPGEKYMVKLAKGIKDIDGVYLADTLYIPFTASNERITDKKIVETFETTGKMLVDNTQNQSVTSASVSSSSSTKLFDSYSYNFKYNFSEKSGGEVVYKFNDPIIQIPKDSIIGMHIYGDLSGNELYLILSSSSGTYNVKFDSIHYGGWKFSEKTIGTDVPEDQYFNLLGFKVVQTSAPLSNTGNFFVDNILVYDKIISKISSPKLVNVKIYPNPATNTIYIRTADNQTLEYVELYSLSGQKIRKTSDNFMNITDISAGTYIVKIKLTEGIVSAPLIVKK